Proteins encoded by one window of Rutidosis leptorrhynchoides isolate AG116_Rl617_1_P2 chromosome 7, CSIRO_AGI_Rlap_v1, whole genome shotgun sequence:
- the LOC139859340 gene encoding uncharacterized protein, producing MLYLLLVKCFKQEVLECIFKEIGDDIFALLVDESSDVSKKEQMAIVLRYVDAHGLIKESFVGLVHVKETSSLSLKTSIDSFLAKHNVSLSQLRGQGYDGASNMRGEFNGLKAKTLDENNSAHYVHCFAHQLQLVVVAVARKHLAIVNFFDKLAVLMNVVCASCKQKDMLDMEKERVEKEISSGIIETGRGLNQELSLIRPGDTRWTSHYKTLSRLIEMFPSILKVLEYVKEEGTNGYSQNQAHGLLKYLKSFDFVFYLHLMFRILGFTNILSQALQRKDQDILEAVSLVESTKEIFQELRTNGFEQLLVKIASFCEKHDIRMLKMDEDCVNSRRQRQLITNQHYYEVECFNTVVDMQIQEFGDRFSEASTELLVCMAALTPRDSFSMFDKSKLKRLCALYPKDFNSLEMNELEVELDMYYNNVRKDQRFSTLIGISDLARLMVETRKHLSFPLIYRLLKLALVLPVATATVERCFSAMKIVKSNLRNRIGEEFLNACVICAVEREALAKVKDEDVIQRFKKMRLRKGNV from the coding sequence ATGCTATATCTACTTCTTGTTAAGTGTTTTAAGCAAGAAGTACTCGAATGTATCTTTAAGGAAATTGGTGATGATATATTTGCATTATTAGTTGATGAATCTAGCGATGTGTCTAAAAAGGAACAAATGGCAATTGTGTTACGATATGTTGATGCACATGGACTTATTAAAGAGAGTTTTGTGGGTCTTGTTCATGTAAAAGAGACATCTTCTTTGTCTCTTAAAACTTCCATTGATTCTTTTTTAGCTAAACATAATGTGAGTTTGTCACAACTAAGAGGTCAAGGTTATGATGGAGCAAGCAACATGCGAGGTGAGTTCAATGGCTTAAAAGCAAAAACCTTGGATGAAAATAACTCGGCACATTATGTACATTGTTTTGCTCATCAACTTCAATTAGTTGTTGTGGCGGTTGCAAGAAAACATTTGGCTATAGTTAACTTCTTTGACAAGTTAGCCGTTTTGATGAATGTTGTTTGTGCTTCTTGTAAGCAAAAAGATATGCTAGACATGGAGAAGGAGAGGGTAGAAAAAGAAATTAGTAGTGGTATAATTGAAACCGGGAGAGGATTGAATCAAGAGCTTTCTCTTATACGGCCTGGAGATACACGATGGACTTCTCACTACAAAACCCTTTCGCGTTTGATTGAGATGTTTCCATCTATTTTAAAGGTCCTTGAATATGTCAAAGAAGAAGGGACTAATGGTTACAGCCAAAATCAAGCACATGGTCTTTTAAAGTATTTAAAATCATTTGACTTTGTGTTTTATTTGCATTTAATGTTTCGCATTTTGGGGTTCACTAATATATTGTCGCAAGCTCTTCAAAGAAAAGATCAAGATATTTTGGAAGCGGTTTCATTGGTGGAATCAACAAAAGAGATATTCCAAGAGTTAAGAACAAATGGGTTTGAACAACTTTTAGTCAAAATCGCTTCTTTTTGTGAGAAACATGATATACGAATGTTGAAAATGGATGAAGATTGTGTTAATTCTAGAAGACAAAGGCAATTGATCACTAATCAACATTATTATGAGGTTGAGTGTTTTAACACCGTCGTGGATATGCAAATTCAAGAGTTCGGTGATCGTTTTAGCGAAGCTAGTACCGAATTACTTGTTTGTATGGCGGCGTTGACTCCACGTGATTCATTTTCAATGTTTGATAAATCGAAATTAAAAAGGTTGTGTGCGTTATATCCAAAAGATTTCAATAGTTTGGAGATGAATGAGCTTGAAGTAGAACTTGACATGTACTATAATAATGTCCGAAAAGATCAAAGATTTTCTACCTTGATCGGTATTTCCGACCTTGCTAGATTGATGGTGGAAACAAGAAAACATCTATCTTTTCCTTTGATTTATCGGTTATTAAAGCTAGCATTAGTTTTGCCCGTTGCCACCGCAACGGTTGAAAGATGCTTTTCGGCGATGAAAATTGTAAAGTCAAATTTACGCAATCGTATTGGGGAGGAGTTTCTTAATGCTTGTGTAATTTGTGCGGTTGAAAGAGAAGCTCTCGCAAAAGTTAAAGACGAAGATGTAATTCAACGTTTTAAAAAGATGCGTCTtcgtaaaggaaatgtgtag
- the LOC139859341 gene encoding putative receptor protein kinase ZmPK1, with the protein MHLFLLLLLVISYSQPSSSSSSPNVLTQGSSLVVQNDNHLVSPNRVFTAGFHQTGQNAYFFAIWFSDTTADGQHTLVWMANRDAPVNGKRSSFSLSKTGNLVLTDAGQKIWTSNTKSTSPSQLQLLDSGNLVLTQIDTQSYLWQSFSFPTNTLLPNQPFTKDTVLISSRSLTNYSSGFYKLYFDNDNVLRILFKNDAVTSVFWPKPWLLATQAGRSTFNNSRFAMLDSRGRFTSTDNYSFVTSDYGPILKRRITLDVDGNVRVYTLNEKKWTNSLQTISKPCLIHGSCGLNSICTYTHESGRRCTCIYGYVAKNHSDLSLGCVPTFNLTEDRENYGFVKYPQMEFYGFDYWFKAGISLQECENVCLNNTNCKAFQYSFNAVLGFKCYVKTMLFNGHNLDTPFTTYLKVPKKSVSSFHQKAYAKKSELICSNSVIKLMRTYVETSGNRSIKFMLWFSLFIGVVEVACFLFLYYITRQRSGVTIDQSYVAIATGFRRFTYDEIIKASNKFRDEIGRGGGSIVYKGTLPDNRVVAIKRLHQATTQGEAEFLAEMSTIMRINHKNLIETYGYCAEGKHRILVYEYMENGSLAAKLGANQLDWPKILAIATGVAKGLAYLHEECLEWVLHCDVKPHNILLDVDYNPKVADFGLSKLIHQDAIKNSVFSRIRGTRGYMAPEWVFKLPITSKVDVYSYGMVVLEMITGRSPTRGQASDCNEAVEQKGLVNWVREKVYEKGDSLIEQHFKDILDPKMMDEYEHGEMVKLLKVALRCVEENKDLRPTMSEVVKILCNPKTDDYFD; encoded by the coding sequence ATGCATCTATTCCTCTTACTTCTATTAGTCATCTCTTATTctcaaccttcttcttcttcatcatcacctAATGTTTTAACTCAAGGCTCATCACTCGTTGTCCAAAACGACAATCATTTAGTTTCACCAAATCGCGTTTTCACAGCCGGGTTCCACCAAACGGGCCAAAACGCTTACTTTTTCGCAATATGGTTTTCCGATACCACCGCAGATGGTCAACACACATTGGTTTGGATGGCTAACCGTGACGCACCAGTTAACGGAAAACGCTCAAGTTTTTCGTTATCAAAAACTGGAAATCTCGTTTTAACCGACGCAGGCCAAAAAATTTGGACAAGCAATACTAAATCTACTTCACCTTCGCAACTGCAACTTCTCGATTCGGGTAATCTTGTTCTTACCCAAATTGACACCCAATCATATCTTTGGCAAAGTTTTAGTTTTCCAACAAACACTCTTCTTCCTAATCAGCCTTTTACTAAAGATACTGTCCTTATTTCATCAAGAAGTTTAACAAATTATTCCTCTGGTTTTTACAAACTTTATTTCGACAATGATAACGTACTTCGAATTCTGTTCAAGAACGATGCGGTAACTAGCGTTTTTTGGCCTAAACCTTGGTTATTAGCTACTCAAGCGGGTCGATCTACTTTCAACAATAGTAGATTTGCTATGCTTGATTCTAGAGGCCGATTTACGTCCACGGATAATTACTCATTTGTTACATCTGATTACGGTCCGATTCTTAAAAGAAGAATTACACTTGATGTTGATGGAAATGTTAGAGTTTATACACTTAATGAAAAAAAGTGGACTAATTCTTTACAAACAATTTCTAAACCATGTTTAATTCATGGAAGCTGTGGTTTAAATAGTATTTGTACTTACACTCATGAATCTGGAAGAAGATGCACTTGTATATACGGATATGTTGCGAAGAACCATTCGGATTTATCGTTGGGGTGTGTACCTACATTCAATCTTACAGAAGATCGCGAAAACTATGGTTTCGTAAAGTACCCACAAATGGAATTTTACGGATTCGATTATTGGTTTAAGGCAGGGATTAGTCTCCAAGAATGTGAAAATGTGTGTTTGAACAATACAAATTGTAAAGCTTTTCAATATAGCTTTAATGCTGTATTGGGATTCAAATGCTATGTCAAGACTATGTTGTTTAATGGTCATAACTTGGATACACCTTTTACAACTTATCTTAAGGTACCTAAGAAAAGTGTGTCATCATTTCATCAAAAAGCTTATGCTAAAAAGTCCGAGTTGATATGCTCGAATTCTGTTATCAAACTGATGCGGACGTACGTGGAAACTAGTGGAAATCGGTCCATCAAGTTCATGTTATGGTTTAGCTTGTTCATTGGTGTAGTTGAAGTTGCTTGCTTTTTGTTTTTGTATTATATTACCAGACAACGTTCCGGTGTAACAATTGATCAGTCGTACGTAGCAATTGCTACTGGATTCAGAAGGTTTACGTATGATGAGATAATAAAAGCGTCTAATAAATTTAGAGATGAGATTGGGAGAGGTGGTGGTAGTATTGTTTACAAAGGGACACTACCCGACAATAGGGTAGTAGCGATTAAGCGGCTTCATCAAGCTACTACACAGGGAGAAGCTGAATTTCTAGCGGAGATGAGTACGATTATGAGGATTAATCATAAGAACTTGATAGAAACTTATGGTTATTGTGCTGAAGGAAAGCATAGGATCTTGGTGTATGAGTACATGGAGAATGGTTCGTTAGCTGCGAAGTTAGGTGCTAACCAACTTGATTGGCCAAAGATTTTAGCAATTGCGACTGGTGTAGCGAAAGGGCTAGCTTATTTACACGAAGAATGCTTGGAGTGGGTTTTGCATTGCGATGTTAAACCGCATAACATATTATTAGATGTTGATTATAACCCAAAAGTCGCTGATTTTGGCTTGTCAAAGTTAATTCATCAAGATGCAATTAAAAATTCGGTATTTTCGAGGATAAGAGGGACAAGAGGGTATATGGCTCCAGAATGGGTGTTTAAGCTTCCGATTACTTCGAAAGTGGATGTTTATAGCTATGGGATGGTGGTGCTAGAGATGATAACGGGGCGGAGTCCTACGCGTGGTCAAGCAAGTGATTGTAACGAAGCGGTGGAACAAAAAGGGCTTGTGAATTGGGTGCGAGAGAAGGTCTATGAGAAAGGTGATAGTTTGATAGAACAACATTTCAAGGATATATTGGATCCTAAGATGATGGATGAATATGAACATGGTGAGATGGTAAAACTTCTTAAAGTGGCTTTGCGATGTGTTGAGGAGAATAAAGATTTGAGACCAACCATGAGCGAGGTTGTGAAGATCCTTTGCAACCCTAAGACGGATGATTACTTCGACTAG